TAatggagtttaaaatttttctccatgAAAGATTTTAAGCATGCCATCTTAACATTCATTCCTGACCAACCTTATATGTCTGCAATTGTATTTATCGTTTACtgtattttctggttttcttgtagaaagctattgatttttgtatcttgGTCTAACTTCCTAAGACACGTTGACAATTTTCTCAATATAAATCTAACTTAAGTTAATTCAAGTTGTCTAACCTTTTGTGTTGGGGTCCCCCCCCCCCGCACTGTGTTGTCAGTGACCCCGGGGGACCTGGGAGCAGGGTTTGTGACCCTGGCTCAGCAACCCCTGATTAAACTCGGAACGGAGGAGAGTCAACCCTGGCTACAAAAATGGTTTCAAACCACACTGATTTTGTCATCTACTTTTTTTCTAAAGTGTTGTCAAACAGCTTTGCATCACAGGTGGATTTAGAGTCACCTCATAGCTTTTAACTGATACCCAGCCTTTCCTAGAACAAATGTGTGCTCCCAGAGTGAGAGCTGTGCTGGCTGTCTTAGGTTGTTAACAGCCTTTTAGGGGTCTTAGAAAAATCCCCTGTATGTGCATGTGGCCTGCTGGTTTGGGGGTGTCGCTGGGTCGGGCCTGCAGGTGCCCTCAGCAGGTGGCagcacccttccccccaccccgcctcagGTGCGGGGGGggcaccctccccccacccaccaggtCTGACCTGACAGCTCCCTTCAGCCCACGGGGGAAGGTGCTGTCCTGACAGGTGTGGGTGGCATATGTCAGGCCGGGGCTCTTTTGTGGCCGTTGTGGCTGTGTTTACACGTCTGatctctccagccccagctcctgcgAGCACTGCCTTTCACGTTGAGCTTTCATCTGGAACAGATGTAAAACTGTTGCCCTCCTAGGAGACTGAGACAGCCATCTCTCTTTGATATAAATTCTGGGCACCTATTCTCTCTAGAACAATGTTGTCCTTATGTGGTGTCCTTTCTCAAAGGCCAGAGTGCCCCAGACCCCCAAATACCTGTCTGCGCCCTCGATGACATCACATCCATCTCCGCATGCAGTGTGGATGCATTGTTGAGAGTGACCTGTCTAGACTCGCCCCGAGACACCTGGAGGATCCAGGAAACTCACTTGTGTGCCCACGAGCCCCTGCCCTGTCTCTGCATTTCCAGGCATCACCTTTTAATGCTGGAAGCACGTGGCCAGTGCAAGCTCATTTACTCCATGTCCCCACAGGGTGCCTGTGTGCATCCTGCCTGCAGTCCTCTTCAGGGATGAACGTCGGTCTACCCTGGCCTAGGTGGGAGCAGGAGGCTTGGGTGTAAGCCAATTGTTAATAATACTAATTGAATAATGGATTGAAGTACAGGGGTCAGAACAGTTAAGTGCCCGCTCCCTCCGTGTTCCAGGCTCTGCTCAGAGTACTTGAAGGagaatcatttaatcctcagacaGCCTACTAGGGGGCTACCGATACCTTACAGATGCCACGTTCTTCGTTATATTCTGGACTTAAGGCTGTTTGATACAGTGTGGGGGTAAATTATGGTGAACAAGGTCGGAGTCCTACCCAGCTATCACACATGatgtaaacatttactgaggtgAGAATTCATAGTTGTAAATAGGAAGACTGGCTGTGAGGAACAAGAAACTCAGTGGTGATTTGAACAAATTGGTTTTTTCCCTTACGCAATTAGGCAGGCAGTGACTTAGTATTTTTTTGGGCTGTTCAACAATGCCATCAAAAAGCCAAACTCTACCTCTGCTCTGTATTTGATATCCTTGTGCTCAACACTTCTGTGGCATAAAATGGCTGCTGCAGTTCCAACCCTCACTCCTAAGTTGATGGCAGCAAGGAGGAAGAAGTCTGTCTGCTCCCTTTCAACCCCCACATCAGACTTTGAGACCTCATTGACCAAAACCGGGTTACATGCCCACCACTAGCTACAAGGCATGCCGGGGAAGTGGGAACAGGGCTCAGAGGAACACCGATTTAGGGCCACCCCAAAGAAAACTAGTTCTATCAGCAAGGAGccaggggagtggaggggtgAGCCTTGCAGAAAGGAGGTTATCATATTGCAACAATCTTTGTAAGAACCACACAAATAAAATTCTCttaagaagaccaaaaaaaaaaaaaaaggttcttgaaatttttgaaaatatttgtgtgatgtgtgtgtgtttagaaacTGTCAATATCCCTGTGGGAACTGGGATTGTGGATGACTTCctctttaggtttatttttagaagctGGCTTCTTGTGCTGGTGAATCCCAAGAGAGCCTGTATTACAGCCGTAGATCTGTACACCAAGAGAGAAGGCAAGGACCCCTATGAATCATCAAATCCCTGACTTTGGGGATGTATGGCAGAGAAAAGAGAGGCACGGTGACTTGGCCAAAGGCACAcagccagcacagagcaggaCGCACGCCAGGGGGacctggggtggaggtgaggtAGGGTAAGGTGGGAGATGAGGACAGGTGACTAGTGAGTGAGACCCCAGATTACATACTTCTGGGCAtccagtctgtgtcttttttcctccagagaaGAAATGTCTCAAGCAAGACCTGTCTCTAGGAACCTCTTTTTTTTGTACACCTTCCTGCAAAATCATGGCCCTGGCTCCCTGCACGAGCAAGTTGTGGGGGTTCCCGGCGTGACGGTGACTGATGTCTTGGAGTTCGATCCTGAGATCTCCCCTGACCGGTAGGTTCCAGtggcccctgggccctgcccacccccattcCTGGCCAGTGACTGCTGTGGGCTGGGTGGAAGAATCTCTGGGTTCTCCAGGCCGGGCTCCAGAGTGGAAATTCCCCAGGTGTGGTCAGGGAGGCAGGTGCCCTGCGCGGGAGATCTGTGCCCTGATACCAGCTCACAGAGGGACCCCCAGAGCACCCAGCATGTTCCCAGTCCCTGGGCACTGGCCATCAAAATGGCCTTAAGACTGGGTGCCTCCCGGCCCTCATGACCACGATCACCTCAAGGCCTCTGCAGAGATGGATTCAGTGTTAGAAAACTAGGAGGCCACTTGAGATGCAGTTCCTGGCCCCGGCTGTGCAGGCCGAGAAGAGGGGGTTCTCCCAGCGCCAGGGTTCCCTTCTGCTTTAGGCCTCAGGAATCTCTTAGCCATTAGGTCCTGGACTCAAGGTTTGGGCTGATCAGGATTTGGGGGCTGGAGGGACCTGAAaatctgcctccttcccctccatgCTCCATTTGTAGATGACAGCAGGGGACGTTCAGCTCGGGGCGTGTTTCCTGACCGCAAACTCCCACCTGAATGCCAGCCAGCCCTCTAGTGCGCCGCCCCCTAGACTGGGCAGGTGGCCGGTGCTAGGCTGGGAGGGGCTCAGAGTCTTAGCCGCTGGGAGGCCTATCTGCCTGGGGATTCCCGGCCAGGTCACTGGGATGGAATGTGGGCAGCCCCACCGAGAGCAGGGCTGAAGCTGGCCTGGGGTGTGGAGGGGCCTGCTGGACTTTTTGATTGGGTGGGAGTGCATACCTCTCCATTTCCATCAAGGATTCATTCAGTGAGTGGGGGGCCAGGTAGCCCCTCCTTTCTGAAAAGGGGTGGTGACATCGGAGGTTTCAGAATTGAAGACCAAGGAATAGGTCCCAGCGTCCCTCCGCACGAGGAGGGTAGTGTGAGGCCCCCGCCTCACTGCTCACCTTTCCCACCAAGCCCACCAGGTGGGTGGCTTCTCCCGGGATTCTCCAGGGCGCTCATTGtcctgggaggggaaggagggctgcATCCAGGAGGCTGACTGCTGTTACATGCACTGAATGTCTCCCTGCTCTCCCACAAGAGAGGCTGGGACAGGCTCCTGCCTGGCAGCCCCGTCCCCACGGTCCAGGACCCGTACTCCAGGGAGTCCACCGGTGGATGGGCCCTCATTGGCTTCTTCTGAAGCAAAATGGGAGCCAGAGGAGGGGAGTTTGAGggttccctgcccccacctcgtcccaccaccccttccccgACTTGAGCCTGTAGGTCACCAGCACACCACTCCCCTAGTTCCCCTGTGGTCTCCCCACAGTGACAGCCTCCACGAGTTGGCCGCGCAGCTAGCCTCCACTGCCGATGACATGGAGCTGAGGTTCGTGCTATGCCAGTTTGCTGAGCTGCCTTGGATGGTCATATACAGGTGACAAACCCCTGCTAGCTCAGGGCCCCTACAAGGCTCTTGACTTAAAATGACGGGAAGCACTGAGTGAGCCCAGGTAGAGCTGCGGGCCCAGCTGTGCAGGCGGAGCCTTCTGCGCTGGGTGCAGCGGCCCTGACCTGCCAGCTTCCCTGCAGGTTCTCAGGACCTCACAGAACTGCCCAGGTGGGGACAGAGACCGCACACTCCGGGACCACGGTGGATGTTGGTCTCTTTGTCTCCAGGAGAAACCCATCCTTTTGAGGAGCCTGGGCCTCTCAGAGcaaggctcctcctcctcccctggacCTGCCTCTGTGGGCCTGCGGGCAGCGAGCACTGCCCTGTGGCGAGCTCTGGGACGCAAGTCCAAACCCGTCTGCCAgcttgtggggtgggggtggggtaggtggGAACTCAAATGAGCTTAGGACCAGAAACAGTCAATGGAGAGAGGCCGCCATTGGTGGAGGCACCCAGGGAAGGGACAGGGtggcagtgggtgggaggggacaggccCTCTTCTCCCTGCAGTTGTCACCTAAAGTAAAGGCTCTCGGCCCCTATTCCTGCAGTAAtggccctgcttccctcccatTTGTCTTCCAGCTTGTTTTTCACCTACAACCAGACAGGCCTGAGAGATGTTTATAGAAGTTTTATGTATGCTCTCACTAACCTTAGGGAGAACAGAAGGTTCCGGAACTTTCTGGCCGGCAGGGGCAGGGTAAGCCTTGAGATTTCATGGCCTTGACTTCCACTCCTACAAGCTGTGACAGCTGTGGACCAGCTGCTCCATAGGGCCTACCCTCTCCGGATCCACAggccccaccactccctattgtcTTGCCTGCGTGCTTCCCCCATTTCTACCTCTGGCCTCTGGGTGTGAGACTCCTGGCTTATAGACCATATGCCTGAATCCTTGAGCACCTGTGCTGTGCTTTCCCCTCTCCCAGGAATTGCTTCTTATCCCAGGCGGTTTCCtgaccactcccctcccctcccgcccaGCCCATCACCAGCCCCTCACACCAGTTCATTCTATCACACCAGTTCCTGGCAGACCAGCAGCCCCTTGTGGGGTGTCCTCAGGGCCACTTTCCTCACCTGCCCTTCCTGTGCTCCTCATCTTTCTGGCCAGCTCATCCTCGACCCCTCCAGTTCTGAGAGGTGCCCCTGTACCCCCAGCCTTCCCCATCACCACCTGCTCTCACCCGCGCCTGGCTGGTCCTTGTGTCCATGGAGCAGGTGCAGGAGGCGAGTTGCAGTGAGTGGGCCTCCTGCAGACTGGAGGTCCTCACTGGTCACGACCTTCATCCCACAGGTATTCCCCGGCCCGTGGCGCGAGATGGTGCTGTCCCTGCTGCTGGGGGTGCTGCTCAGCTGTGGGTGCCGCCTCGCCCACTGACAGCTGCCCGTtggtgtgggggcagggctggcccctcCCCCTCGACTACCACCCTGGAGGTGGCCTTGTtggttttgttgtctttttaacatttcctgatgacttttttttttaatttaaactcttGAGTGCTGGGACACGACTGAGGATCATACTAGCTTTTTGTATACGAGAGATGAATTCATTATACCTCTGGGGCTGTTACTGGTTAACGCGCCCTCTCTCCTGGCCCCAGTCTGCCTGTCCTGAGAAGGAGCCTTCCTCTCGTGGGTGGGTCAAGGAGCAGGCGGCAGGGGGAGTGCTGGTCACACCCCTGTGTCTGTGATGCCCGTGACAAAAAAAATCTACTGGAATAGATTTCTGTGGGGTGAGGAGAGCTCAATAAAATGTTGGTTTCCAGCCAGTCTCTGGTCCTCTCTAGGGGTTTGCGGTGTGGGCTGGGTTTGcctgtggaggggagggaagggcagggcgtGCTCCTCGCCACCTGTGCGCCTGCTTGCATCACACCGcctcctggctccttcccacACCTGTAAATGCTGTCATACTGTTTGGTCCAACACAAGCTGGTTTACTTCCTCCTTGTCACGCCTTAGTGCCTAAAGCCTACCATTAGAGTTTATGTCCTTCGGGCTGTCAGTGCCTCCTATCATCAGGCTGCTCGCCTTCCCCACGTTGGCTCATCCAGCACTCCTGCTGGAGTGGTGCAGTCTGTGGATACTCACACAGgtgtggtggggagaaggggctgggccGGGGGCAGGAGGGCCAGGTCACCCTTGCTGTGGGCTTAGCCCACCCCAGACCTGGACCCAGTGGTTTCTAGACCCTgccaggcccccctccccccggtgCTGCATCTCTCCCTATCCCCAGTCCCCTACCTCATGCACACCCCAGGCTGGGGTGAGCCGCCTCCTTCCAGCTCTCCGCCATCCCCATTCTGTCCCCCCAATCCCAGATCTTCTGCAGCCTCATCCTCCTGCCCCCTTCAGGGCCCAGGTTTGGGGAGCCTTCCCGCCTCCAACTTAGCCCTAGGCCTGATCCAGCAGGTGCAGCCGCCCCACACCTTCCAGCCAGACTGATCAGACCCTGCTGCCTCAAGACTGTAGGGAGCACCTGCCCCTAGGCTCTGTGCCGCAGCTCCCCGAGGTCTGGCTCTTCACAGCTTTGAATCCTGACTTCACTCCCTTTCCTGTGTAAGTTGTCAGTGTCAGGCCCTCAGAACCTGACAGGGTGAGCCCAGAATCTCCCCGTTCCCATGTGGTTGCTGGGATGCTCCACCACAGCAGCCTGCttcatctggagagactttccaTCCCAGACAGACAACCCCTCCCCAAGCTTACAGACCTGGAAGTGACCCCTGGGTCACCCTGTGTGTACTGATTCCAAAGCCAGGGCACTCACTATAGAATCAGTGGCTAGGGGTGTGGCAAGGCCAAATCCAGAggcacctcttccaggaagtcctccctgaccACCTAGCGCCCAGCTTGCTCCATCCTGAGCGCTCAAGATAAATTGCCCACCCAACTATGTACCCACGTGGATGTGGCCAGGGGTGCCTGGGGCTTCAAGGAAAGGGACTGGAAACACTATCAGGTCCCCAGGTGTAGCTGATGCTGGCTGGGAAGTGGCCTCACCCTGCACTAATTTGGGGGTACTTCCCTCCAGGATCATCCTGTCCTGGGTTTGCAACATCCTTTCCAGCCAGGGGTATCAGAGGACCCCCCACTGTACTACCTCAGCCCCGGTGGAGGCTCTGGGGTTGTGAAGAGGGCAAGGGCCCCTGCCTCAGATCTCACTTTCCttttagggaaggaaaaaaatgcacataaataaaCCAAGAGTATTGTGGAATAACAGTGTTCTGAGGGCACCAAAGGACAGAGTATGATGGGGCCTCTGTCGGGGAGACAAGTCCTctctgaggaggggctggggcatcCAGACTGCGggacaaaggccctggggtgggagacaGGCCTGAGCATGGAGGTGTGCTGGTCTGCTCGGGCCAGTGTCTGACCCACTATATCTACCTGTTCACGGCAACCTGGGGCCCTGATGAGCTAGCTTGCCTGGCTTTAGTTCCCACACACGAGGCAGCCACTTTTGACCTGAGCTGATGGGGCTGCAGCCATCTGGGCCAGCACTTCTCTCATCTGACAAAGAGGGgagtggaggcccagagagggaaggggcttGACCGAGGTGGCTCAGGCTTTGGTCACATCAGGATCCTCCAATCCCAATCAGATTGGGATCCAGAGTCAAACCCACTGTGACTGCTTCACGTGGCAGTTTCCACAGGACCAGAAAGATGCTCAGCCCTTAGGAGCTGAAACTGGCTTCAATCTGAGTTCACAGCAGTACTAGAAATCAGTCTAGTCCCAAAAAAGAACCAGAGGCCTGTCCCTCACAGGTTGAGGGCAGAGGTGCCATGTAGTTGccagtgccccctccccatctcctgcagCAGCTCtccaggaggccctggggcccGGCAGACAGGGGACATGCAGCCCCTAGGCCCTGGGAGTCTGTTGGCTGGGAGGCTGCTGGAGGCAGTGAAGcaccttcccagaggaggtgacaaagctgggggtggggcacaagGGGTCCCACCATCTCTGTCCCTTTCAGAGGCCCCTGGTGTGGTCAGATTTCTGGGCATGAGGCAGGATCTGAGACTCTTAGGAGGTGCTGCCAGAGAGCGGTGCCCCCTGCAGGCAGACCTGGGGAGTCAAGTGGCTGGGAAGAAAAGCAGGCCAAGGATCTCCACTCACGGGGGATCCAAAGATGTGGTGGCAGGTATGAGTCCCACTTTGGGGTGGGCCGGAGCCCTGGGACCAAGGACAGCACTGGTCTCTTCCCAAGGGGATAGGAAATCGCCGAGGTCCTGCCAAGGAACAGGATGTAGGATCCACCATGGCCTCCAGGCCCTCACCCCGGACTTGGGGCCCGTCCCACAGCTCCCTTCACCGCCCCACGCCTGTCATTCATCCAGATTCaaagagggcaggcagagggccctcccacccccaacccagggcTCCTGTAGGAGAGGTGGAGCTCTGCCCACCCACTCTCCTAGCCAGCAGCCCCTAAGGCA
This sequence is a window from Camelus ferus isolate YT-003-E chromosome 12, BCGSAC_Cfer_1.0, whole genome shotgun sequence. Protein-coding genes within it:
- the BIK gene encoding bcl-2-interacting killer translates to MSQARPVSRNLFFLYTFLQNHGPGSLHEQVVGVPGVTVTDVLEFDPEISPDRDSLHELAAQLASTADDMELRFVLCQFAELPWMVIYSLFFTYNQTGLRDVYRSFMYALTNLRENRRFRNFLAGRGRVFPGPWREMVLSLLLGVLLSCGCRLAH